A window from Fragaria vesca subsp. vesca linkage group LG5, FraVesHawaii_1.0, whole genome shotgun sequence encodes these proteins:
- the LOC101301208 gene encoding linoleate 13S-lipoxygenase 2-1, chloroplastic-like, whose protein sequence is MMINSHLQKPPSSLPSSLSSPLPVTNTKDGIRATAAEVEARAMMNTITSLAQSNEAVTVKAVVTVKLTAGSIISNLFGLTAPLDLFTDLLGKTFLLELVSAELDPKTGLEKKPIQGYAHKVNKINDEVMYESSFSVPAGFGEVGAVLFENQHHEELYIKTIHLHINGFPDPSPVTVTCDSWAHSKYVNPDKRIFFTTKSYLPSATPSGLKKLRELELQYLRGNGEGERETSDRIYDYDTYNDLGDPDSDDGLARPVLGGKEHPYPRRCRTGRPRTEKDPLSEQRSSSVYVPRDEAFAEVKQVTFAAKTLKSVLHALLPQLEMTLVNPNLGFPYFTAIDSLYNEGVTMPKPNVSGFFQSIIPRLVKSVSNSQDDLLLFETPEIIDRDKFSWFRDEEFSRQTLAGLNPFSIQLVTEWPLKSKLDPEIYGPPESLITTELVEKEVRGCMTVKEAMKRKKMFILDYHDLLLPYVSKVREIEGTTLYGSRTLFFLTREETLRPIAIELTRPPIGDKPQWKQVFTPTWDATGCWLWRIAKAHVCAHDAGYHQLVVHWLRTHCCTEPYIIAANRQLSAMHPIYRLLLPHFRYTMEINALARESLINAGGIIESSFSPAKYSIELSSAAYDKFWRFDMEALPADLIRRGMAVEDPTTEHGLKLTIKDYPFANDGLILWDAIKEWVSDYVKHYYPDPALVENDQELQAWWTEVRTKGHADKKDEPWWPVLKTQENLTQVLTTIIWVTAGHHAAVNFGQYMYGGYFPNRPTIARTNMPTEDPSEEFYQNFLKRPESALLMCFPSQIQATKIMAVLDVLSNHSPDEEYLGEIMESSWAENPVIKATFERFNGNLKKLEGIIDERNTDTNLKNRVGAGVIPYELLKPFSKPGVTGMGVPYSISI, encoded by the exons ATGATGATCAATTCTCACCTGCAGAAACCTCCCTCCTCGTTGCCCTCCTCATTGTCATCTCCATTGCCGGTGACGAATACCAAAGATGGTATTCGTGCCACTGCCGCTGAGGTTGAAGCTCGAGCCATGATGAATACTATAACTTCATTAGCACAGAGTAATGAAGCAGTTACAGTGAAGGCTGTGGTCACTGTGAAACTAACAGCCGGAAGTATCATCTCCAACTTGTTTGGTTTGACAGCACCCCTCGATCTTTTCACTGATTTGCTCGGCAAAACCTTTCTTCTTGAGCTTGTCAGCGCCGAGCTTGACCCTA AAACTGGGTTGGAGAAGAAACCGATCCAGGGATATGCGCACAAAGTGAACAAGATCAATGACGAGGTGATGTACGAGAGTTCCTTCTCCGTCCCAGCCGGTTTTGGAGAGGTGGGGGCTGTTCTGTTTGAAAATCAGCACCACGAGGAGCTTTACATCAAAACCATACATTTACACATCAATGGCTTCCCAGATCCTTCTCCTGTTACTGTTACTTGTGATTCATGGGCTCACTCCAAGTATGTCAATCCAGACAAGAGAATCTTCTTCACCACCAAG TCTTACTTACCATCAGCGACACCAAGTGGATTGAAGAAGCTAAGAGAACTGGAGCTGCAATATTTGCGAGGAAATGGAGAGGGTGAAAGAGAAACATCAGACAGGATTTATGATTATGACACATACAATGATCTCGGAGATCCGGATAGTGATGATGGATTGGCCAGGCCTGTGCTCGGCGGCAAAGAGCACCCATACCCTAGGCGCTGCAGAACAGGACGGCCACGCACTGAAAAGG ATCCACTATCGGAGCAGAGAAGCAGCAGTGTGTATGTACCAAGAGATGAAGCTTTTGCAGAGGTGAAACAAGTGACATTCGCGGCAAAGACCCTGAAATCGGTGCTGCACGCATTGCTTCCTCAGCTTGAGATGACACTGGTTAATCCAAACCTAGGGTTTCCCTACTTCACAGCCATAGATTCACTGTATAATGAAGGAGTCACAATGCCTAAGCCAAATGTTAGTGGGTTTTTTCAATCAATCATCCCAAGGCTAGTGAAGTCTGTTAGTAACAGCCAAGACGATCTTCTGCTCTTTGAGACACCTGAAATAATTGATC GTGACAAGTTTTCCTGGTTTAGAGACGAAGAATTTTCTCGGCAAACACTAGCTGGTCTTAATCCATTTAGCATACAGCTAGTCACG GAATGGCCATTGAAGAGTAAGCTTGACCCCGAGATATATGGTCCACCTGAATCATTGATCACCACAGAACTTGTGGAGAAAGAAGTCAGAGGTTGCATGACTGTCAAGGAG GCCATGAAAAGAAAGAAGATGTTCATTTTGGATTATCATGATCTGCTCTTGCCTTATGTGAGCAAAGTGAGAGAAATAGAAGGGACCACGCTGTATGGTTCTAGGACACTCTTCTTCCTCACTAGAGAAGAGACACTGAGGCCTATTGCCATTGAACTAACTCGTCCGCCTATCGGTGACAAGCCGCAATGGAAGCAAGTGTTTACTCCAACCTGGGATGCTACAGGATGCTGGCTGTGGAGAATTGCTAAAGCACATGTTTGTGCTCATGATGCTGGCTATCATCAGCTCGTCGTCCACTG GCTGAGGACTCATTGCTGCACAGAGCCATACATAATTGCTGCCAATCGCCAATTGAGTGCAATGCATCCCATCTATAGACTTCTACTTCCTCATTTTCGGTACACAATGGAAATCAATGCCCTCGCTCGAGAAAGTCTCATCAATGCAGGTGGAATCATCGAGAGCTCCTTCTCACCGGCAAAGTACTCCATTGAGCTCAGTTCAGCTGCTTATGACAAGTTTTGGCGCTTTGACATGGAAGCTTTGCCAGCAGATTTGATCAGAAG GGGAATGGCAGTTGAGGATCCCACCACTGAGCATGGCTTGAAGCTAACAATTAAAGATTACCCATTTGCAAATGATGGTCTCATTCTTTGGGATGCCATTAAGGAGTGGGTGAGTGACTATGTGAAACACTACTATCCAGACCCAGCTCTGGTTGAGAATGATCAAGAGCTTCAAGCATGGTGGACAGAAGTTAGAACCAAAGGCCATGCTGACAAAAAGGATGAGCCATGGTGGCCAGTTCTGAAAACCCAAGAAAACCTTACACAAGTTTTGACAACAATAATTTGGGTAACAGCTGGTCATCATGCAGCAGTAAACTTTGGCCAGTACATGTATGGGGGATACTTCCCAAATCGACCTACAATAGCTCGAACCAACATGCCAACTGAAGATCCATCTGAGGAGTTTTATCAAAACTTTTTGAAGAGGCCAGAATCTGCATTGCTAATGTGTTTCCCCTCACAAATTCAAGCAACCAAAATTATGGCTGTTTTAGACGTGTTGTCGAACCATTCACCGGATGAGGAGTATCTTGGGGAGATTATGGAGTCGTCTTGGGCTGAAAACCCTGTCATAAAAGCCACATTTGAGCGCTTCAATGGGAATCTGAAGAAGCTAGAAGGAATAATCGATGAAAGGAATACCGATACAAACCTTAAAAACAGAGTTGGAGCAGGAGTTATCCCGTATGAGCTTTTGAAGCCATTCTCAAAGCCAGGGGTCACAGGAATGGGAGTTCCTTATAGTATTTCAATTTGA